A region from the Lysobacter antibioticus genome encodes:
- the ssb gene encoding single-stranded DNA-binding protein — protein sequence MARGINKVILVGNLGNDPETKYTQGGMAVTTLSLATTSVRKDKDGQTQERTEWHRVKLFGKLGEIAGEYLRKGRQVYIEGSIRYDKFTGQDGVEKYFTDIIADEMQMLGGGDAGGGGGERPARSSGGGGERSARPSGGGRQDSAPRREAPPAKSNDFGDDFADDDIPF from the coding sequence ATGGCACGCGGCATCAACAAGGTCATCCTGGTCGGCAACCTCGGCAACGATCCTGAGACCAAATACACCCAGGGCGGCATGGCCGTGACCACCCTCAGCCTGGCCACCACCAGCGTGCGCAAGGACAAGGACGGCCAGACCCAGGAACGCACCGAGTGGCACCGGGTCAAGCTGTTCGGCAAGCTCGGCGAGATCGCCGGCGAGTACCTGCGCAAGGGCCGCCAGGTCTACATCGAAGGCTCGATCCGCTACGACAAGTTCACCGGTCAGGACGGCGTCGAGAAGTACTTCACCGACATCATCGCCGACGAGATGCAGATGCTCGGCGGCGGCGATGCAGGCGGCGGTGGCGGCGAACGCCCCGCGCGCTCCTCAGGCGGCGGTGGCGAGCGCTCCGCGCGCCCGTCCGGCGGCGGTCGCCAGGACTCCGCCCCGCGTCGCGAAGCGCCCCCGGCCAAGTCGAACGACTTCGGCGACGACTTCGCGGACGACGACATTCCGTTCTGA
- the murL gene encoding UDP-N-acetyl-alpha-D-muramoyl-L-alanyl-L-glutamate epimerase, with protein sequence MIPTQSSFKADVFRFVRCQLDAATGVAELVYAFDDGPELIETITVPGAPFALAGARATAVERALRLLHLIAGVSYYKAAVPETIRIDSYAIDAETAALLELIYVNGLGEFAYRNGLNLHGKIRFPVDAAAADTKAGPLGLKPHALVAIGGGKDSLVSIEALRTLGVEQTVTWIGGSQLIAACAQRTELPTLNLGRALAPQLFELNRQGAYNGHIPVTVVNSAIMVLAALLHGVDQVVFSNERSASYGSLIEGTGEVNHQWSKGWACEQAFGDYVQHQVAADLHYYSLLRPLSELAVARQFARTDRYDTHFSSCNRNFHILGERPASRWCGVCPKCHFVFLALAPFMPKPRLVGIFGRNLLDDAAQTDGFDALLEYRNHKPFECVGEGRESRAAMAALAERPEWREDTLVERFAREIRPQLGGDDLRIEPLLVLDDEQRLPPALWERLRAHFAA encoded by the coding sequence ATGATCCCGACCCAGAGTTCCTTCAAAGCCGACGTGTTCCGCTTCGTGCGTTGCCAGCTCGACGCCGCCACCGGCGTCGCCGAACTCGTCTACGCCTTCGACGACGGTCCGGAACTGATCGAAACCATCACCGTGCCGGGCGCGCCGTTCGCCCTTGCCGGTGCGCGTGCGACCGCGGTCGAGCGCGCGCTGCGCCTGCTGCACCTGATTGCCGGCGTCAGCTATTACAAGGCCGCGGTGCCCGAGACCATCCGCATCGATTCGTATGCGATCGATGCCGAGACCGCGGCGCTGCTGGAGCTGATCTACGTCAACGGCCTGGGCGAGTTCGCTTATCGCAACGGCTTGAACCTGCACGGCAAGATCCGTTTTCCGGTCGACGCTGCGGCGGCCGATACCAAGGCGGGCCCGTTAGGGTTGAAACCGCACGCCCTGGTCGCGATCGGCGGCGGCAAGGATTCGCTGGTCAGCATCGAAGCGCTGCGCACCCTCGGGGTCGAACAGACCGTGACCTGGATCGGCGGCTCGCAACTGATCGCCGCCTGCGCCCAGCGCACGGAACTGCCGACCCTCAACCTCGGCCGCGCGCTGGCGCCGCAGTTGTTCGAACTCAACCGTCAGGGCGCCTACAACGGCCACATCCCGGTGACGGTGGTGAACTCGGCGATCATGGTCCTGGCCGCGCTGCTGCACGGCGTCGACCAGGTGGTGTTCTCCAACGAGCGCTCCGCCAGCTACGGCAGCCTGATCGAAGGCACCGGCGAGGTGAACCACCAGTGGTCGAAGGGCTGGGCCTGCGAGCAGGCGTTCGGCGACTACGTGCAGCACCAGGTCGCCGCCGACCTGCATTACTACTCGTTGCTGCGCCCACTCAGCGAGCTTGCGGTGGCGCGCCAGTTCGCCCGCACCGATCGCTACGACACCCACTTCAGCAGCTGCAACCGCAACTTCCATATCCTCGGCGAGCGTCCCGCCAGCCGTTGGTGCGGGGTATGTCCGAAGTGCCATTTCGTGTTTCTGGCGCTGGCGCCGTTCATGCCCAAGCCGCGCCTGGTCGGCATCTTCGGCCGCAACCTGCTCGACGACGCGGCCCAGACCGACGGCTTCGACGCGCTGCTGGAATACCGCAACCACAAGCCGTTCGAGTGCGTCGGCGAAGGCCGCGAATCGCGCGCGGCGATGGCGGCGCTGGCCGAGCGTCCGGAATGGCGCGAAGACACCCTGGTCGAACGCTTCGCGCGCGAGATCCGTCCGCAACTCGGCGGCGACGATCTGCGCATCGAACCGTTGCTGGTGCTGGACGACGAACAGCGTCTGCCGCCGGCCCTGTGGGAGCGGCTGCGTGCTCATTTCGCAGCTTGA
- the murD gene encoding UDP-N-acetylmuramoyl-L-alanine--D-glutamate ligase produces MLISQLDGQRVALWGWGREGRAAYQAIRSRLPELALTLFCSADEAADARGLNDARLAVETAATAERLSAFDWVIKSPGISPYRAEALAAAEQGTRFIGGTALWFGEHADARTVCVTGTKGKSTTTSLLAHLLRAGGHRTALAGNIGLPLLEVLDPPQPPEFWAIELSSYQTGDVAAGGARPEVAIALNIYPEHLDWHGSQARYVEDKLRLLTAGKPKIAVLNANDAVLACLDLPDSEIRWFGREDGWHLRGDVLWRGEREVLDTSALPLPGRHNRGNLCAVLTAIEALGVDAAPLAAHAASFRPLPHRLQQLGERDGLVYVNDSISTTPHASLAALDCFAGRRIAILLGGHDRGIDWQVFADAMRRQAPVAIVTMGENGPRIHELLASIAAQSDFRLSAAKDLAEAMAQAQAALREGGGEGGVVLLSPGAPSYGPYRDYVARGRHFAELAGFDPDSISTIAGLGIA; encoded by the coding sequence GTGCTCATTTCGCAGCTTGACGGGCAGCGCGTCGCGCTGTGGGGCTGGGGCCGCGAAGGCCGCGCGGCCTATCAGGCGATCCGCTCGCGCCTGCCCGAACTGGCGCTGACCCTGTTCTGTTCGGCCGATGAAGCCGCCGATGCGCGTGGCTTGAACGACGCGCGCCTGGCGGTCGAAACCGCCGCCACCGCCGAACGCCTGAGTGCGTTCGACTGGGTGATCAAGTCGCCCGGCATCAGCCCGTATCGCGCCGAGGCCTTGGCCGCGGCCGAGCAGGGCACCCGCTTCATCGGCGGCACCGCGCTGTGGTTCGGCGAGCACGCCGATGCGCGCACGGTGTGCGTGACCGGCACCAAGGGCAAGAGCACCACCACCTCGCTGCTCGCGCATCTGCTGCGCGCCGGCGGTCATCGCACCGCGCTGGCCGGCAATATCGGCTTGCCCTTACTGGAAGTGCTCGACCCGCCACAGCCGCCGGAATTCTGGGCGATCGAACTGTCGAGCTATCAGACCGGCGACGTCGCCGCGGGCGGCGCCCGCCCCGAGGTCGCGATCGCCCTCAACATTTACCCCGAACATCTCGACTGGCACGGCTCGCAAGCGCGCTACGTCGAAGACAAACTGCGCCTGCTGACCGCGGGCAAGCCGAAGATCGCGGTGTTGAACGCCAACGACGCGGTGCTCGCCTGCCTCGATCTGCCCGACAGCGAAATCCGCTGGTTCGGCCGCGAAGACGGCTGGCATTTGCGCGGCGACGTGCTGTGGCGCGGCGAGCGCGAGGTGCTGGACACCTCGGCTCTGCCGCTGCCCGGACGGCACAACCGCGGCAACCTGTGCGCGGTGCTGACCGCGATCGAAGCGCTCGGCGTCGATGCGGCGCCGCTGGCCGCGCATGCGGCGAGCTTCCGTCCCTTGCCGCACCGCTTGCAGCAGCTCGGCGAGCGCGACGGCCTGGTCTACGTCAACGACTCGATCAGCACCACGCCGCACGCCAGCCTGGCCGCGCTCGACTGCTTCGCCGGGCGCCGCATCGCGATCCTGCTCGGCGGCCACGACCGCGGTATCGACTGGCAGGTGTTCGCCGATGCGATGCGCCGGCAGGCGCCGGTCGCGATCGTGACCATGGGCGAGAACGGCCCGCGCATCCACGAATTGCTGGCCTCGATCGCGGCGCAATCCGACTTCCGCCTGTCCGCGGCCAAGGACCTCGCCGAGGCCATGGCCCAGGCCCAGGCCGCGCTGCGCGAGGGCGGCGGCGAGGGCGGGGTGGTGCTGTTGTCGCCGGGCGCGCCGAGCTACGGTCCCTATCGCGATTACGTCGCACGCGGCCGGCATTTCGCCGAGCTGGCCGGCTTCGACCCAGACTCGATCAGTACCATCGCCGGGCTCGGCATAGCCTGA
- a CDS encoding bifunctional aspartate kinase/diaminopimelate decarboxylase, translated as MVAQATGWVVLKFGGTSVSRRNRWDTIGRLASKRMHEEGRRVLVVVSALSGVTNELQAIAYAPVGQDEGFAARFATLVERHRAFCGELDLDPDAVLGERLAKLIALETDPRAASRALDWQAEVLGQGELLSSTIGDAYLRSQGHDFGWCDARDWLDAVSLPNASDWAQRLSVNCRHLGDSGFGERFDAQPTAMLITQGFIARHGDGGTAILGRGGSDTSAAYFGALLKAQRVEIWTDVPGMFSANPREVPDARLLARLDYAEAQEIATTGAKVLHPRSIAPCRDAGVPMAILDTERFDLPGTRIDASAVTVPGVKAISRRNGIVLVSMESIGMWQQVGFLADVFERFKRHGLSIDLIGSSETNVTVSLDPSENLVNSNVLEALSADLAEVCRVKVIAPCAAITLVGRGMRSLLHRLSDIWAAFGRERVHLISQSSNDLNLTFVIDEADADGLLPHLHHELIRSGAMPVRDDSVFGPSWREIAHGKPQRAPAWWQGKRPRLLAMAEAGTPRYVYDLATVRERARSLIGTEAVDRCFYAMKANSHPAILKTIVGEGFGLECVSLAEIERVFAAVPHMAPERVLFTPSFAPRHEYEAALQRGVIVTLDNIEALKRWPEVFRGRTLWLRLDLGHGEGHHEKVRTGGVAAKFGLPLSRFDAFVEEARKLGVRISGLHAHLGSGIDDPQHWRGVYASLAGLADSVGTIETIDIGGGLPIAYTPEAPQFDLAQWRAGLEEIKAAYPRYGLIIEPGRYLVAECGVLLLGVTQVIEKDGVLRIGCDAGMNALMRPAMYEAYHGIHNLSRFDDTQTATFDVVGPVCESSDVLGRARLLPAATAEGDTLLVADAGAYGMAMANTYNLRALPLEEVIE; from the coding sequence GTGGTGGCGCAAGCGACAGGCTGGGTGGTGCTCAAGTTCGGTGGTACTTCGGTATCCCGCCGCAACCGTTGGGACACGATCGGGCGCTTGGCCTCGAAACGTATGCACGAAGAGGGCCGCCGCGTCCTCGTCGTGGTCTCGGCGCTGTCGGGCGTGACCAACGAATTGCAGGCGATCGCCTACGCGCCGGTGGGCCAGGACGAGGGCTTCGCGGCGCGGTTCGCGACCCTGGTCGAGCGTCATCGTGCGTTCTGCGGCGAGCTCGATCTCGACCCCGACGCGGTGCTCGGCGAGCGCCTGGCGAAATTGATTGCATTGGAAACCGATCCGCGCGCGGCGAGCCGTGCGCTGGATTGGCAGGCCGAGGTGCTGGGCCAGGGCGAGTTGCTGTCCTCGACCATCGGCGATGCCTATCTGCGTTCGCAGGGCCACGACTTCGGCTGGTGCGATGCGCGCGACTGGCTCGATGCGGTGTCGCTGCCGAACGCCAGCGACTGGGCGCAGCGGCTGTCGGTGAACTGCCGCCATCTGGGCGATAGCGGTTTCGGCGAGCGCTTCGACGCGCAGCCCACCGCGATGCTGATCACCCAGGGCTTCATCGCCCGCCACGGCGACGGCGGCACCGCGATCCTCGGCCGCGGCGGCTCGGATACTTCGGCGGCGTACTTCGGCGCGTTGCTGAAAGCGCAGCGAGTCGAGATCTGGACCGACGTGCCGGGCATGTTCAGCGCCAATCCGCGCGAAGTGCCGGATGCGCGCCTGCTGGCGCGCCTGGACTACGCCGAAGCGCAGGAAATCGCCACCACCGGCGCCAAGGTGCTGCACCCGCGTTCGATCGCGCCGTGCCGCGACGCCGGCGTGCCGATGGCGATCCTCGACACCGAGCGTTTCGACCTGCCGGGCACGCGCATCGACGCCAGCGCGGTCACCGTGCCGGGGGTCAAGGCGATCAGCCGCCGCAACGGCATCGTGCTGGTGTCGATGGAAAGCATCGGCATGTGGCAGCAGGTCGGCTTCCTCGCCGACGTGTTCGAGCGCTTCAAGCGCCACGGCCTGTCGATCGACTTGATCGGCTCGTCGGAAACCAACGTCACCGTCTCGCTCGACCCGAGCGAGAACCTGGTCAACAGCAACGTCCTGGAAGCGCTGTCGGCGGATCTGGCCGAGGTGTGCCGGGTCAAGGTGATCGCGCCGTGCGCGGCGATCACCCTGGTCGGGCGCGGCATGCGTTCGCTGCTGCACCGCTTGTCCGACATCTGGGCGGCGTTCGGGCGCGAACGCGTACATTTGATCTCGCAGTCGTCGAACGACCTCAACCTGACCTTCGTCATCGACGAGGCCGACGCCGACGGGCTACTGCCGCATCTGCACCACGAGCTGATCCGCAGCGGCGCCATGCCGGTGCGCGACGACAGCGTGTTCGGGCCGAGCTGGCGCGAGATTGCGCACGGCAAGCCGCAGCGCGCGCCGGCCTGGTGGCAGGGCAAGCGTCCGCGCCTGCTCGCCATGGCCGAGGCCGGCACGCCGCGTTATGTCTACGACCTGGCGACGGTGCGCGAGCGCGCCCGTTCGCTGATCGGCACCGAAGCGGTCGACCGCTGCTTCTATGCGATGAAGGCCAACTCGCACCCGGCGATCCTCAAGACCATAGTCGGCGAAGGCTTCGGCCTGGAATGCGTGTCGCTGGCCGAGATTGAACGGGTGTTCGCCGCGGTGCCGCACATGGCGCCCGAGCGGGTGCTGTTCACCCCGAGCTTCGCCCCGCGCCACGAGTACGAAGCGGCCCTGCAGCGCGGGGTCATCGTCACTCTCGACAACATCGAAGCGCTGAAGCGTTGGCCCGAGGTGTTCCGCGGCCGCACCCTGTGGCTGCGCCTGGACCTCGGCCACGGCGAAGGCCACCACGAGAAGGTCCGCACCGGCGGCGTCGCCGCCAAGTTCGGCCTGCCGCTGTCGCGTTTCGACGCCTTCGTCGAAGAAGCGCGCAAGCTCGGCGTGCGCATCAGCGGCCTGCATGCGCACCTGGGCAGCGGCATCGACGACCCGCAGCACTGGCGCGGCGTCTACGCCAGCCTCGCCGGTCTGGCCGACAGCGTCGGCACGATCGAGACCATCGACATCGGCGGCGGTCTGCCGATCGCCTACACGCCGGAAGCGCCGCAGTTCGACCTGGCGCAATGGCGCGCCGGCCTGGAAGAAATCAAAGCCGCGTATCCGCGCTACGGCCTGATCATCGAGCCGGGCCGTTATCTGGTCGCCGAATGCGGCGTGCTGCTGCTCGGCGTGACCCAGGTGATCGAGAAGGACGGCGTGTTGCGCATCGGCTGCGATGCCGGCATGAACGCGCTGATGCGTCCGGCCATGTACGAGGCCTACCACGGCATCCACAACCTCAGCCGCTTCGACGACACCCAGACCGCCACCTTCGATGTGGTCGGCCCGGTCTGCGAAAGCAGCGACGTGCTCGGCCGTGCGCGCCTGTTGCCGGCCGCGACCGCCGAGGGCGACACCCTCCTGGTCGCCGATGCCGGCGCCTACGGCATGGCCATGGCCAACACCTATAACCTGCGCGCGCTGCCGCTCGAGGAGGTGATCGAGTGA
- a CDS encoding dienelactone hydrolase family protein: MRRLAAAMSLVLCASPAFAAMQTKPVEWKVGDDSYSGVLVYDDVNKIKRPGLVMVPNWMGVTDDAIKQAKNIAGDDYVVLVADVYGKSVRPKDKTEAKAAVGKAYADGGTSLRKRVGEAVAALKAQDKSAPLDASKIGALGFCFGGSAALELARTGANLAGVVSFHGGLKSHLPSNGVKVNTPLLVLNGAADKSVPQEDIVAFEKEMNEAGADWQFVNYSGAVHCFSQIEDADNPVGDNCRYDERAAKRSFAAMRAFFAERFGAH; this comes from the coding sequence ATGCGCCGTCTTGCCGCCGCGATGTCTCTCGTACTGTGCGCTTCGCCCGCATTCGCGGCGATGCAGACCAAGCCCGTGGAGTGGAAAGTCGGCGACGACAGCTACAGCGGCGTGCTGGTCTACGACGACGTCAACAAGATCAAGCGCCCGGGCCTGGTGATGGTGCCGAACTGGATGGGCGTCACCGACGACGCCATCAAGCAGGCCAAGAACATCGCCGGCGACGATTACGTCGTGCTGGTCGCCGACGTCTACGGCAAGAGCGTGCGTCCCAAGGACAAGACCGAAGCCAAGGCCGCGGTCGGCAAGGCCTATGCCGACGGCGGCACCAGCCTGCGCAAGCGCGTCGGCGAAGCGGTCGCCGCGCTCAAGGCGCAGGACAAGAGCGCGCCGCTGGACGCCTCGAAGATCGGCGCCCTGGGTTTCTGTTTCGGTGGCTCGGCCGCCCTGGAACTGGCGCGAACCGGCGCCAACCTCGCCGGCGTGGTGAGCTTCCACGGCGGCCTCAAATCGCATTTGCCGAGCAACGGCGTCAAGGTCAACACCCCGCTGCTGGTGCTCAACGGCGCCGCCGACAAATCGGTGCCGCAGGAAGACATCGTCGCCTTCGAGAAGGAAATGAACGAAGCCGGCGCCGACTGGCAGTTCGTCAATTACAGCGGCGCAGTCCATTGCTTCTCGCAGATCGAGGACGCCGACAATCCGGTGGGCGACAATTGCCGCTACGACGAACGCGCCGCCAAGCGCTCGTTCGCGGCGATGCGGGCGTTTTTCGCTGAGCGATTCGGCGCGCACTGA
- a CDS encoding polyprenyl synthetase family protein, whose protein sequence is MPPSATTMSVADLATIQSLARDDMAAVDALIRRRLSSDVVLINQVAEYIVGAGGKRLRPMLLLLAAGALNHRGPDAHQLAAVVEFIHTATLLHDDVVDESDLRRGRKTANAVWGNAASVLVGDFLYSRSFQLMVELDRLEVMKILADTTNQIAEGEVLQLLHVRNPDTDETAYLRVIERKTAVLFAAATRLGAVLAGSDAEVQQRMHDYGMALGYAFQIADDVLDYASDAQTLGKNLGDDLAEGKATLPLIHAIAHSDDTTRARLRAAVEHGDTEAMPEVLAAIHATGGLDYSRKRACDYAAAAEAALDALEENDYTAALRGLARYAVSRDH, encoded by the coding sequence ATGCCTCCCAGCGCCACGACCATGTCCGTCGCCGATCTGGCGACCATCCAATCCCTGGCCCGTGACGACATGGCAGCCGTCGATGCGCTGATCCGCCGACGCCTGTCTTCCGACGTGGTATTGATCAACCAGGTCGCCGAATACATCGTCGGCGCAGGCGGCAAGCGGCTGCGGCCGATGCTGTTGCTGCTCGCCGCCGGCGCCCTGAATCATCGCGGCCCGGACGCGCACCAGCTCGCCGCGGTGGTCGAATTCATCCACACCGCCACCCTGCTGCACGACGACGTGGTCGACGAGTCCGACCTGCGCCGCGGGCGCAAGACCGCCAATGCGGTGTGGGGCAACGCCGCCAGCGTGCTGGTCGGCGATTTCCTGTATTCGCGCAGCTTCCAGTTGATGGTCGAGCTCGACCGCCTGGAGGTGATGAAGATCCTCGCCGACACCACCAACCAGATCGCCGAAGGCGAAGTGCTGCAGCTGCTGCACGTGCGCAACCCCGACACCGACGAGACCGCCTACCTGCGCGTGATCGAGCGCAAGACCGCGGTGTTGTTCGCCGCCGCCACCCGCCTGGGCGCGGTGCTGGCCGGCTCGGACGCCGAAGTGCAGCAACGCATGCACGACTACGGCATGGCCCTGGGCTATGCCTTCCAGATCGCCGACGACGTGCTCGACTACGCCTCCGATGCGCAGACCCTGGGCAAGAACCTCGGCGACGACCTCGCCGAAGGCAAGGCCACCCTGCCGCTGATCCACGCCATCGCCCACAGCGACGACACCACCCGCGCGCGCCTGCGCGCCGCGGTCGAGCACGGCGACACCGAAGCGATGCCGGAAGTGCTGGCGGCGATCCACGCCACCGGCGGCCTCGACTACAGCCGTAAGCGCGCCTGCGACTATGCCGCCGCGGCCGAAGCGGCATTGGATGCGCTGGAAGAGAACGACTACACCGCCGCCCTGCGCGGTTTGGCGCGGTACGCGGTCAGCCGCGATCACTGA